A genomic stretch from Desulfolutivibrio sulfodismutans DSM 3696 includes:
- a CDS encoding response regulator, giving the protein MNHHIPDAAPPTGGSPAGRRTSILILDDEPIVCKRLKPFFQKAGYEVEAFGRPAEALDRVRERRFDVVITDLKMPGMDGLAFLGQVKTQHPDTNVIVITGFATLETARESFRNGVFDFVAKPFKLPAILDAVKRIEKERGLVP; this is encoded by the coding sequence ATGAACCACCACATACCTGACGCGGCCCCCCCGACGGGCGGCTCCCCTGCCGGACGCAGGACCAGCATCCTGATCCTGGACGACGAGCCCATTGTCTGCAAGCGTCTCAAACCCTTTTTTCAGAAGGCCGGATATGAGGTGGAGGCGTTCGGACGCCCTGCCGAGGCCTTGGACCGGGTGCGCGAACGGCGCTTCGACGTGGTCATCACCGACCTCAAAATGCCGGGAATGGACGGGCTGGCCTTCCTAGGCCAGGTCAAAACACAGCATCCGGACACGAACGTCATCGTCATCACCGGCTTCGCCACTTTAGAGACCGCGCGGGAATCCTTCCGCAACGGCGTCTTCGACTTCGTGGCCAAACCTTTCAAGTTGCCGGCCATTCTGGATGCCGTGAAGCGCATCGAGAAGGAACGCGGGCTCGTCCCGTAA
- a CDS encoding PEP-utilizing enzyme — protein MGPGSARFLFRAFKRILTGNTVALERMSRMDRALSGEYVFDRAFLEDSVREVCRLAHQSAYHLNGMAKEGYVDLYDAYLSVKDALEDVLSGGMGPLSSRWVLAFSEIGWEMEPLVGLTSAGMAVLGRDMGLPAPDGFAVTTTGMRELAGDRANEVRRRVEEAVLALFSRLGGPCALEAILVSAGLAGDGEILAEIRTDGIEETVQAVADLAGPDTAGIVPGPLARAVCVRPHPTGTVVGALATLAYDKGLPPAMLAVAAPPGSPDLTDRCWISRLAPHDPLRTRLSAKPADIALPGGTPLGLSRDGRRRGSGWLVPEHVALLAELGLAAERAMGGPCLVSWSLSEDGGLLLTGLRPPEAASSEWPDPDAPEPDIAAASDPPLLCGGQIACGGVGAGPVVVLNEDTLPESVPLGSVGVARAAAPVLSRIVPRLGALVAEVGSPACHLATVTREYRVPAVFGLAGATTLNSGSLVTVDAESGCVHAGAVEALLRQATMPGANLASEPEYRILRRLLRHIRPLNLVDPQSEEFVPGRCRTCHDILHFAHEKAVERLLSFDASGKGGLGAARRLREDSPFELGIVDLGGGLEGQVGEVGLSDVSSLPLRAFLEGLVLRDVRRSEPARLRIGDILSGIARTPVNVAAGNLALAARDYANITLRLGYHFSVVDAMISDRPEHTFVAFRFAGGFASGDRRARRAGLIRSVLERLGFRATRKGDLVLGTRKLMERDEALDVMRFLGALSAYTRQLDLEMVGEDDVERFTRRFLETCQAAGLSFPTREGA, from the coding sequence ATGGGGCCGGGATCGGCCCGTTTCCTGTTTCGGGCCTTCAAGCGCATCCTGACAGGCAACACCGTCGCACTCGAGCGCATGTCCCGCATGGACCGCGCCCTGAGCGGCGAATACGTCTTCGACAGGGCCTTCCTGGAAGACTCGGTGCGTGAAGTCTGCCGCCTGGCGCATCAGTCCGCCTACCATCTCAACGGCATGGCCAAAGAAGGCTATGTGGACCTCTACGACGCCTACTTGTCGGTCAAGGACGCGCTGGAGGACGTTCTCTCCGGCGGCATGGGCCCCCTGTCCTCCCGCTGGGTGCTGGCCTTCTCCGAAATCGGCTGGGAGATGGAGCCGCTGGTGGGACTGACGAGCGCCGGGATGGCGGTGCTCGGCCGGGACATGGGCCTGCCCGCGCCGGACGGATTTGCGGTCACCACCACGGGCATGCGCGAATTGGCCGGGGACCGGGCCAACGAAGTCCGACGCCGGGTGGAGGAGGCGGTCCTGGCGCTTTTTTCCCGCCTGGGAGGCCCCTGTGCGTTGGAGGCGATCCTGGTGTCGGCCGGACTTGCCGGCGACGGAGAGATCCTGGCCGAAATCCGGACGGACGGGATCGAGGAGACGGTGCAAGCCGTGGCGGACCTCGCCGGGCCGGACACGGCGGGAATCGTCCCCGGCCCCCTGGCCCGCGCCGTGTGCGTGCGGCCGCATCCGACCGGGACCGTAGTCGGCGCCCTGGCGACCCTGGCCTACGACAAGGGCCTGCCGCCGGCCATGCTGGCCGTGGCCGCCCCGCCGGGCTCCCCGGACCTCACGGACCGGTGCTGGATATCCCGGCTTGCCCCCCATGATCCGCTGCGCACCAGGCTTTCCGCCAAACCGGCGGATATAGCCCTCCCCGGGGGGACGCCCCTGGGATTGTCCCGGGACGGACGGCGGCGCGGGTCGGGCTGGCTGGTCCCGGAGCACGTCGCGCTTCTGGCGGAACTGGGTCTCGCGGCGGAGCGGGCCATGGGCGGGCCGTGCCTGGTGTCGTGGTCGTTGTCCGAAGACGGCGGCCTGCTCCTCACCGGGCTTCGCCCGCCGGAGGCGGCCTCTTCCGAATGGCCTGACCCGGACGCGCCGGAACCGGACATCGCGGCGGCCTCCGATCCTCCCCTGCTGTGCGGCGGGCAGATCGCCTGCGGCGGGGTGGGGGCCGGACCGGTTGTCGTGTTAAACGAGGACACCCTGCCGGAATCCGTTCCCCTGGGTTCGGTGGGGGTGGCCCGGGCCGCCGCGCCCGTCCTGTCGCGCATCGTGCCCAGGCTGGGAGCCCTGGTGGCCGAGGTGGGTAGTCCGGCCTGCCATCTGGCCACCGTGACCAGGGAATACCGGGTTCCGGCCGTGTTCGGCCTTGCGGGGGCGACGACGCTGAACTCGGGAAGTCTGGTCACCGTGGACGCCGAATCGGGATGCGTGCACGCCGGCGCGGTGGAGGCCCTGTTGCGACAGGCGACCATGCCCGGAGCGAACCTCGCCTCAGAGCCGGAATACCGTATCCTGCGGCGGCTGTTGCGCCACATCCGGCCCTTGAACCTTGTGGACCCCCAGTCCGAGGAGTTTGTGCCCGGGCGGTGCCGCACCTGCCACGACATCCTGCATTTCGCCCATGAAAAGGCCGTGGAACGCCTCCTTTCTTTTGACGCCTCGGGAAAAGGCGGTCTTGGCGCGGCGCGGCGGCTGCGGGAGGATTCCCCCTTCGAACTGGGCATCGTGGACCTGGGAGGGGGACTGGAGGGCCAAGTCGGGGAAGTGGGCCTGTCTGACGTTTCGAGCCTGCCTTTGCGGGCCTTCCTGGAGGGACTCGTCCTGCGCGATGTGCGCAGGTCGGAACCCGCCCGACTGCGCATCGGGGACATCCTTTCCGGGATAGCCCGAACGCCCGTGAACGTGGCCGCTGGCAACCTGGCCCTGGCCGCACGGGACTACGCCAACATCACCCTGCGCCTGGGCTACCATTTCAGTGTGGTGGACGCCATGATCTCCGACCGGCCGGAACACACCTTCGTGGCCTTCCGGTTCGCGGGCGGATTCGCCTCCGGGGACCGCCGGGCGCGCCGGGCCGGGTTGATCCGGTCCGTGCTCGAACGTCTGGGATTCCGGGCCACGCGCAAGGGGGATCTGGTCTTGGGCACACGCAAGCTTATGGAGCGGGACGAGGCCCTGGATGTGATGCGTTTTCTGGGGGCGCTGTCCGCGTATACCCGGCAACTGGACCTGGAGATGGTCGGCGAGGACGACGTGGAGCGTTTCACGCGGCGCTTTCTCGAGACCTGCCAGGCGGCCGGTCTTTCCTTCCCGACCCGGGAGGGCGCGTGA
- a CDS encoding PEP/pyruvate-binding domain-containing protein has protein sequence MSPHLFSDLAGRWRRRRERREAAALDWIKSRYHIFRVLLANNESALAAMAEVDGLVNEHETTRLTETVRTLLEMAMDLVDGLNRLTENAHLGLYPRIENLGRRLEKALESYGRAPRRVWLPLEDVTADMREQAGGKAQPLGGLLRAGLPVPAGVCITRRACREYLRQARLEDRLKALLRQAALPGADIGEVSSRAKAMVLASEPTPEFAAQLHAAWEHLCRDWPHGMSARSSASSEDGREHSFAGQFASVLGVSSPEALVGAFKTVLASAFAARALAYRIGAGLASESLDMAVLCQRMIAARSSGVLFTRDPMDPDGGRMLLTAVPGLGTQAVSGRAVADVYRPARELGTEPTRDTPVEIAEKTVREVLAPRGGLRLEDVPEDMRHAALLAPGQIEALRGHGLRIEALAGCPQDIEWSVDEDGRVWILQARPARLVPTASGRAAGPSSGDAERVLLAGGVGASPGRAAGCLFTARSRSDLDAAARAQRPIVLALHQSLVDAASLVPEVAAVLVDMGNPLDHLAALSRELGIPMITGLGTATTALQHGEWVLADADRGLVLAADPRLWRDISRPASRTPSRPVDAAANLRRMILPLNLTDAYGPTFSIQEIKSLHDVVRYVHEKAVIALFETGDAVAEQTFSLVRRLRDGAGLSFLIIDLGGGLVPGRSATVGSEDILCEPLAALCRGMATPGLRWGKPPPIPGVSGLISRSMLDGRSERPVGNPNYALAARDYLNVNARVDYHFAMIDAVCGANPRENSIRFRFKGGGTARVQRERRARFVEEVLREEEFYTTRQGDMVTAALVEGSRETVQDKMEMLGRFLGFSRLLDAVMIDDDMPGRVARAFRAGDYSLDGLAGIAPGNGP, from the coding sequence GTGAGTCCCCATCTTTTCTCCGATCTCGCCGGACGCTGGCGCAGACGCAGGGAACGCCGGGAAGCCGCGGCCCTGGACTGGATCAAGTCCCGCTACCACATTTTTCGGGTTCTTCTGGCCAACAACGAATCCGCCCTTGCGGCCATGGCCGAGGTGGACGGGCTTGTGAACGAACATGAGACCACCCGGCTGACCGAAACCGTCCGGACCCTGCTGGAAATGGCGATGGACCTGGTGGACGGTTTGAACAGGCTCACGGAAAACGCCCACCTGGGCCTGTATCCCCGGATCGAAAATCTGGGCCGCCGACTGGAAAAGGCCCTTGAAAGTTACGGCCGTGCGCCGCGTCGCGTCTGGTTGCCCTTGGAGGACGTCACGGCGGACATGCGCGAACAGGCCGGAGGCAAGGCCCAGCCCCTGGGCGGACTTCTGCGGGCCGGACTGCCCGTGCCCGCAGGGGTATGCATCACCCGCCGGGCCTGTCGGGAATACCTGCGCCAAGCCCGTCTGGAGGATCGGCTCAAGGCCCTATTGCGCCAGGCCGCCCTGCCCGGGGCGGATATCGGGGAGGTGTCCTCCCGGGCAAAGGCCATGGTGCTGGCCTCGGAGCCAACCCCGGAATTCGCCGCCCAGCTTCACGCCGCCTGGGAACATCTGTGTCGGGACTGGCCGCACGGCATGTCCGCGCGCAGCAGCGCCTCGTCCGAGGATGGCCGGGAGCATTCCTTTGCGGGGCAGTTTGCCAGCGTGCTCGGCGTATCAAGCCCCGAGGCCCTGGTCGGGGCCTTCAAGACGGTCCTGGCCAGCGCCTTCGCGGCCCGGGCACTGGCCTACCGGATTGGGGCGGGGCTGGCCTCGGAGTCCTTGGACATGGCCGTTTTGTGTCAAAGGATGATCGCGGCCAGGAGCTCCGGGGTGCTGTTCACCAGGGACCCCATGGATCCGGACGGCGGCCGGATGCTCCTGACCGCCGTGCCGGGACTGGGCACCCAGGCCGTTTCCGGCCGGGCCGTTGCCGACGTGTACCGGCCGGCCCGGGAGCTCGGCACCGAGCCGACCCGGGACACCCCGGTCGAGATTGCGGAAAAGACCGTCCGGGAGGTCCTGGCTCCACGCGGCGGCCTGCGCCTGGAGGACGTTCCTGAGGACATGCGCCACGCGGCGCTCCTGGCCCCCGGGCAAATCGAGGCCCTGCGCGGTCATGGTCTGCGCATCGAGGCCCTGGCCGGATGTCCTCAGGATATCGAATGGTCCGTGGATGAGGATGGCCGGGTATGGATTCTTCAGGCCCGTCCCGCCCGGCTGGTTCCGACGGCATCCGGACGGGCCGCCGGGCCCAGTTCCGGCGATGCCGAGCGGGTTCTTCTTGCGGGCGGCGTCGGCGCGTCGCCCGGCCGGGCGGCGGGATGCCTGTTCACGGCCCGATCCAGGAGCGATCTCGATGCGGCGGCCAGGGCCCAAAGGCCCATCGTGCTGGCCCTGCACCAGAGCCTGGTGGATGCGGCATCGCTTGTGCCCGAGGTCGCGGCGGTGCTGGTGGACATGGGCAACCCCCTGGACCACCTGGCCGCCCTGTCCCGGGAGCTTGGCATCCCCATGATCACCGGCCTTGGGACGGCCACCACGGCGCTTCAACACGGCGAATGGGTGCTGGCCGATGCCGATCGGGGCCTGGTCCTGGCCGCCGATCCGCGCCTGTGGCGGGACATTTCCCGGCCCGCGTCGCGAACGCCGTCACGGCCAGTCGACGCGGCCGCGAACCTGCGCCGGATGATCCTGCCCCTGAATCTCACCGATGCCTATGGCCCCACCTTTTCCATCCAGGAAATCAAAAGCCTGCACGACGTCGTGCGCTACGTCCACGAAAAGGCGGTCATCGCCCTCTTCGAGACCGGGGACGCCGTGGCCGAACAGACCTTTTCCCTGGTACGACGCCTGCGCGACGGCGCGGGCCTGTCCTTCCTGATCATCGACCTGGGCGGCGGCCTGGTCCCCGGCCGGTCGGCCACGGTCGGTTCCGAGGACATCCTGTGCGAGCCCCTGGCGGCCCTGTGCCGGGGCATGGCCACGCCGGGATTGCGATGGGGCAAGCCGCCGCCCATCCCCGGCGTATCCGGGCTCATATCGCGTTCCATGCTGGATGGGCGCAGCGAACGGCCCGTGGGCAACCCCAACTACGCCCTGGCGGCCAGGGACTACCTGAACGTCAACGCCCGGGTGGACTATCATTTCGCCATGATCGACGCGGTGTGCGGGGCCAATCCCCGGGAGAACTCCATTCGCTTCCGTTTCAAAGGCGGCGGCACGGCCAGGGTCCAACGGGAACGACGGGCCCGGTTCGTGGAGGAGGTTCTGCGCGAGGAGGAGTTCTATACCACCCGCCAGGGCGACATGGTCACGGCCGCGCTCGTGGAGGGGTCACGGGAGACCGTTCAGGACAAGATGGAGATGCTCGGGCGGTTTTTGGGTTTCAGCAGGCTTCTGGATGCGGTCATGATCGACGACGACATGCCGGGCCGTGTGGCCCGGGCGTTTCGAGCCGGAGACTATTCCCTGGACGGCCTGGCCGGGATCGCCCCGGGCAACGGGCCGTAA
- a CDS encoding metallophosphoesterase, whose amino-acid sequence MGDIHGHADRLEALLGRLAGMAPGARLVFLGDYVNRGPQSRLVLDRLLSLRRERPDTVFLMGNHEAALLRYDATRSSDDLRFLRGVGFQATLDSYGSPPGFSGLDFMPREHLEFLHGLGRWLRIGSYVFFHSPLPWGVDPDLATDTGLEMLLANRTPDCAGWRASGQTLVFGHVPLTTPLVAPGLIGVDTGAGREGLLTAVELPAVRFHHA is encoded by the coding sequence GTGGGCGACATCCATGGCCATGCCGACAGACTGGAGGCCCTTCTCGGGCGGCTTGCGGGGATGGCCCCCGGGGCTCGGCTGGTCTTTCTGGGGGACTACGTCAACCGTGGGCCGCAGTCCCGGCTGGTGCTGGACAGGCTGCTTTCGTTGCGCCGGGAGCGGCCGGACACAGTGTTTCTCATGGGCAACCACGAGGCGGCCCTGTTGCGCTACGACGCCACACGCAGCAGCGACGACCTGCGTTTTCTGCGCGGCGTGGGGTTCCAGGCCACCCTGGACAGTTACGGCAGCCCCCCCGGCTTTTCCGGCCTGGACTTCATGCCCCGTGAGCACCTGGAGTTCCTGCATGGCCTGGGCCGCTGGCTGCGCATCGGGTCGTATGTCTTTTTTCACTCCCCGCTGCCCTGGGGCGTCGACCCGGATCTGGCCACGGACACGGGACTGGAGATGCTGCTCGCCAACCGGACTCCGGACTGCGCCGGCTGGCGGGCCAGCGGGCAGACCCTGGTGTTCGGACACGTCCCCCTGACCACGCCGCTCGTGGCCCCGGGGCTGATCGGCGTGGACACCGGCGCCGGGAGAGAGGGCCTGCTCACGGCGGTGGAACTGCCTGCCGTCCGGTTTCACCATGCCTGA
- the rmuC gene encoding DNA recombination protein RmuC, with protein sequence MDMSGILVEPAPLVTTILAALCLILLVALHLRYKPFNPTAIVTVLEGLIHEQERLEGVMHEESARGRAEHAQAAQALRGELLAMVHALGDTVSGRVSIMAAQQKDNLEGVGRIVEKFSQSTEANLTRIRDAMEKRLSEILQAEVEASRTTREESANSLKQFGESMENRMSILTGTNEQRLGELRASVETKLSQIQTDNAARLEEMRKTVDEKLQGTLEKRLGQSFQLVSERLELVHKGLGEMQTLAAGVGDLKKVLTNVKTRGTWGEVQLERLLEQIFAPGQFVKNFSPNGRETVEFAVRMAGREGEVECMLPIDAKYPVEDYERLLAAVEAGSPEAADAASRQIEMRIKACAKDIREKYICPPITTIFAVLFLPVEGLYAEVLRRPGLVEALQRDFRVVIAGPTTLTAILSSVQMGLAVAAISKRSEEVWKTLGAVKLEFRKYGDVLDKVKKSLTSASNQLDSVSTRSRAIERKLRSVTELPESESRQMLMDIKDIMGDMAAEEPA encoded by the coding sequence ATGGACATGTCCGGCATCCTCGTCGAGCCCGCTCCTTTGGTGACCACCATCCTGGCGGCCCTGTGCCTGATCCTGCTTGTCGCCTTGCACCTGCGCTACAAGCCCTTCAATCCGACCGCCATCGTGACCGTCCTGGAAGGACTCATCCATGAACAGGAGCGCCTTGAGGGCGTGATGCATGAGGAGTCGGCGCGGGGGCGGGCGGAACACGCCCAGGCCGCCCAGGCGCTGCGCGGGGAACTGTTGGCCATGGTCCATGCCCTGGGCGATACGGTTTCGGGCCGGGTGAGCATCATGGCCGCGCAGCAAAAGGACAATCTGGAGGGGGTCGGCCGGATCGTCGAGAAGTTTTCGCAGTCCACGGAGGCGAACCTGACGCGCATCCGCGACGCCATGGAAAAAAGGCTAAGCGAGATTTTGCAGGCGGAGGTGGAGGCGTCCAGAACCACGCGAGAGGAAAGCGCCAACAGCCTGAAGCAGTTTGGCGAATCCATGGAAAACCGGATGTCGATATTGACCGGGACGAACGAGCAGCGCCTTGGGGAATTGCGCGCCTCGGTCGAGACAAAACTGTCCCAGATCCAGACGGACAACGCGGCCAGGCTTGAAGAAATGCGAAAGACCGTAGACGAAAAGCTCCAAGGAACCCTGGAGAAACGTCTGGGCCAGAGCTTCCAGCTTGTCAGCGAGCGACTGGAGCTTGTCCACAAGGGGCTGGGGGAGATGCAGACCCTGGCCGCCGGGGTGGGCGATCTGAAAAAGGTGCTGACCAACGTCAAAACCCGGGGAACCTGGGGCGAGGTGCAGTTGGAGCGGCTTTTGGAGCAGATTTTCGCTCCAGGCCAGTTCGTGAAGAATTTCAGCCCGAATGGTCGCGAGACCGTGGAATTCGCCGTCCGCATGGCTGGCCGGGAGGGGGAAGTGGAATGCATGCTGCCTATTGACGCCAAATATCCCGTCGAGGATTACGAGCGGCTCCTGGCGGCGGTGGAGGCGGGTAGTCCCGAGGCCGCCGACGCGGCGTCCAGGCAGATTGAGATGCGGATCAAGGCCTGCGCCAAGGACATTCGGGAGAAATATATCTGCCCGCCGATCACCACGATCTTCGCCGTGCTGTTTCTTCCGGTGGAGGGGCTTTATGCCGAGGTGCTGCGAAGGCCCGGGCTGGTGGAGGCCCTGCAGCGGGATTTCCGGGTCGTGATCGCCGGGCCGACCACGCTGACCGCCATCCTGTCCTCGGTGCAGATGGGGCTTGCCGTGGCGGCCATCTCCAAACGCTCGGAAGAAGTCTGGAAGACCCTGGGTGCGGTGAAGCTGGAGTTTCGCAAGTACGGGGACGTGCTGGACAAGGTCAAGAAATCGCTGACCTCGGCGAGCAACCAACTGGACTCGGTGTCCACCCGGTCCCGGGCGATTGAGCGCAAGCTGCGCAGCGTCACGGAACTGCCGGAGTCGGAGTCGCGGCAGATGCTCATGGACATCAAGGACATCATGGGGGACATGGCCGCCGAAGAACCGGCATGA
- a CDS encoding OmpH family outer membrane protein: MKGIAAMVLAVLLGVSASAWAQTGFVNVQKLILESKEGKKATQLIQEERQKKEKEVLAKKAELDALKEAIAKASAEKKDITALVKDYAEKEKELKRQAEDADLDLKMRDKELTDALLKKAGPALAKIAKDKKLDLVITNPAVVGYVAPEADITDAVVKELDKSAK, translated from the coding sequence ATGAAAGGTATTGCCGCCATGGTGCTGGCCGTGCTGCTCGGCGTTTCGGCGTCGGCGTGGGCCCAGACGGGTTTTGTCAATGTCCAGAAGCTGATTCTGGAGTCCAAGGAAGGGAAAAAAGCCACCCAGCTCATTCAGGAAGAACGGCAGAAAAAGGAAAAAGAGGTTCTGGCGAAAAAGGCCGAGCTGGATGCGCTCAAAGAGGCCATCGCCAAGGCCAGCGCCGAGAAAAAGGACATCACCGCCCTGGTCAAGGACTATGCCGAAAAGGAGAAGGAGCTCAAGCGCCAGGCCGAGGACGCCGACCTCGATCTGAAGATGCGCGACAAGGAATTGACCGACGCCCTGCTCAAAAAGGCCGGCCCGGCCCTGGCCAAGATCGCCAAGGACAAGAAACTCGACCTAGTCATCACCAATCCGGCCGTGGTCGGCTATGTGGCCCCGGAAGCGGACATCACGGACGCCGTGGTCAAGGAACTGGACAAGTCCGCCAAGTAG
- a CDS encoding (Fe-S)-binding protein — MNGPEICFDGGHRATFMDTVAGLLPQGGNLSLCLTCGLCASGCPATGLAGMDPRKLLRMAVMGMDEELTSTPWVWMCTMCFRCVAACPMQVDIPSLVYQLRASWPREKKPKGIIGSCNQALRTEGASAVGISSEDFRFVVGDVLEEVHETQPRFQDMQAPVDKKGAYFFVNQNSREPQQEPDEMVPLWKILHLAGADWTYGTAGWGAENYCMFAAEDDHWREVLAKQAAGMKKLGCSSWINIECGHSFYSIWAGFKKFGIDPGVEFDHVVNWYARWIREGKLRPSADWNKDLKLRFTVQDPCMAVRKSMGNPFAEDLRFVVKACVGEENFVDMHPNRSNNYCCGGGGGFLQSGYKDARLAYGKLKAEQIIATKADYVITPCHNCHAQIEELSEHYHGGWHTTHLWTILCLSLGVLGENERTYLGPELAEVALP, encoded by the coding sequence ATGAATGGACCGGAGATTTGTTTTGACGGTGGCCACCGGGCGACCTTCATGGATACCGTGGCCGGGCTTTTGCCCCAGGGCGGCAACCTGAGCCTGTGCCTCACCTGCGGCCTGTGCGCGAGCGGCTGCCCGGCGACGGGGCTTGCGGGCATGGACCCGAGAAAGCTGTTGCGCATGGCGGTCATGGGCATGGACGAGGAGCTCACATCCACGCCTTGGGTGTGGATGTGCACCATGTGCTTCCGGTGCGTCGCGGCGTGCCCCATGCAGGTGGACATCCCGAGCCTGGTCTACCAGTTGCGGGCCAGTTGGCCGCGCGAGAAAAAGCCCAAGGGGATCATCGGCTCCTGCAACCAGGCCTTGCGCACCGAGGGCGCCAGCGCCGTGGGTATCTCCAGCGAGGACTTCCGGTTCGTGGTCGGGGACGTTCTGGAGGAGGTCCATGAGACCCAGCCCCGGTTCCAGGACATGCAGGCCCCGGTGGACAAGAAAGGCGCTTATTTTTTCGTCAACCAGAACTCCCGGGAGCCGCAGCAGGAGCCCGACGAGATGGTTCCGTTGTGGAAGATCTTGCATCTGGCCGGGGCGGACTGGACGTACGGCACGGCAGGCTGGGGCGCGGAGAACTATTGCATGTTCGCGGCCGAGGACGACCACTGGCGGGAGGTGCTCGCCAAGCAGGCGGCGGGGATGAAGAAACTGGGCTGCTCCTCGTGGATCAACATCGAATGCGGCCATTCCTTCTATTCCATTTGGGCCGGGTTCAAGAAGTTTGGCATCGATCCCGGGGTCGAGTTCGACCATGTCGTGAACTGGTACGCCCGGTGGATTCGCGAGGGGAAGCTTCGCCCAAGCGCGGACTGGAACAAGGATCTCAAGCTGCGTTTCACGGTGCAGGATCCGTGCATGGCCGTCCGGAAGTCCATGGGCAACCCGTTTGCGGAGGATCTGCGGTTCGTGGTCAAGGCCTGCGTGGGCGAGGAGAACTTCGTGGACATGCACCCGAACCGCTCCAACAACTACTGCTGCGGCGGCGGCGGGGGGTTTCTGCAGTCGGGCTACAAGGATGCCCGGCTGGCCTACGGCAAACTCAAGGCCGAACAGATCATCGCCACCAAGGCGGATTACGTGATCACGCCCTGCCACAACTGCCACGCCCAGATCGAGGAGTTGTCGGAACATTACCATGGCGGCTGGCATACGACACATTTGTGGACCATCCTGTGTTTGAGCCTGGGCGTGCTTGGTGAAAACGAACGGACGTATCTCGGGCCGGAACTGGCCGAGGTGGCTTTGCCGTAA
- a CDS encoding FAD/NAD(P)-binding protein — protein MNNPYLPYPVRIADVRVETEDKNLRSYWLSFENKEDAAAFRYEPGQFAELSIAGLGEIPIGIASSPTEGDTLLFTVNKTGVVTTKLHNMQPGDVMGVRGPLGKSYPLAASEGKNIVIIAGGFAVTTLRATMVWLLNPENRPKYGDITFIYGARAPGMLLYKDELTAWQGRDDVRCHITVDRPAEGWDGIVGFVPTVTEQAAPSPDNAVALVCGPPIMIKYTQPVLDKLGWQADQILLSLENRMKCGIGICGRCNVGPYMVCKDGPVFTKAELDHLPKEY, from the coding sequence ATGAACAATCCCTATCTGCCGTATCCCGTGCGCATCGCCGATGTGCGCGTGGAGACCGAAGACAAGAATTTGCGTTCCTACTGGCTCTCGTTCGAAAACAAGGAAGACGCCGCTGCGTTTCGCTACGAGCCCGGGCAGTTCGCCGAACTGTCCATCGCGGGGCTCGGCGAGATCCCCATCGGCATCGCCTCCAGCCCCACCGAGGGCGACACGCTGCTCTTCACGGTGAACAAGACCGGCGTGGTGACCACGAAACTCCACAACATGCAGCCGGGCGACGTCATGGGCGTGCGCGGCCCCCTGGGCAAGAGCTATCCCCTGGCCGCCTCCGAGGGCAAAAACATCGTGATCATCGCCGGCGGCTTCGCCGTGACCACGCTTCGGGCCACCATGGTCTGGCTGCTCAACCCGGAAAACCGCCCGAAGTACGGCGACATCACCTTCATCTACGGGGCGCGCGCCCCGGGCATGCTGCTCTACAAGGATGAGCTTACGGCGTGGCAAGGGCGCGATGACGTGCGCTGCCACATCACCGTGGATCGTCCGGCCGAGGGCTGGGACGGTATCGTGGGCTTCGTGCCCACGGTGACCGAACAGGCCGCGCCCAGCCCGGACAACGCCGTGGCCCTGGTCTGCGGCCCGCCGATCATGATCAAGTATACCCAGCCGGTGCTGGACAAGCTGGGCTGGCAGGCGGACCAGATCCTTTTGTCCCTGGAAAACCGCATGAAATGCGGCATCGGCATCTGCGGCCGCTGCAACGTCGGCCCGTACATGGTCTGCAAGGACGGCCCGGTGTTCACCAAGGCGGAGCTGGACCACTTGCCGAAGGAGTATTGA